A window of the Dermacentor variabilis isolate Ectoservices unplaced genomic scaffold, ASM5094787v1 scaffold_12, whole genome shotgun sequence genome harbors these coding sequences:
- the LOC142565848 gene encoding D-ribitol-5-phosphate cytidylyltransferase-like, translated as MDSVVSVILPAAGTGERMKMKVAKQFCEVQGKPVICHTISAFLQYSWISDIVVVYPPDKHSLLVSALKTAGVLEKVALVPGGTTRHRSIMNGMKHLEQDPPDIVIIHDAVRPIVPRLVLEEVVREAKLHGGAGPVVPLVSTVLKIDSKGFLEESLDRSRYVASETPQAFQYHLLLKAYQRCTEEDYTNGTECLALLHKHCGVAPKLVPGADELFKVTYRKDLYAAAGMLQGAQSTLP; from the exons ATGGACAGCGTTGTAAGTGTAATTTTGCCAGCAGCCGGTACGGGCGAAAGGATGAAGATGAAAGTGGCTAAACAATTCTGTGAGGTGCAAGGAAAACCTGTGATCTGTCACACAATAAGCGCATTTCTGCAATACAGTTGGATATCGGATATCGTGGTCGTCTATCCTCCAGACAAGCATTCATTATTAGTCAGCGCTTTAAAGACCGCTGGTGTGCTGGAAAAGGTTGCACTTGTGCCTGGTGGAACGACGAGGCATAGGTCAATAATGAACGGCATGAAGCACCTTGAACAAGATCCGCCGGATATCGTGATTATTCACGACGCCGTTCGGCCTATCGTACCAAGACTC GTTTTGGAGGAAGTTGTGCGGGAAGCAAAGCTCCACGGTGGTGCAGGGCCTGTTGTACCTCTTGTGTCAACAGTGCTGAAGATTGACAGCAAAGGATTCCTCGAGGAGTCGCTAGACCGGTCCAGATACGTTGCGAGTGAGACTCCGCAGGCATTTCAGTACCACCTATTGCTAAAAGCTTATCAAAGGTGCACAGAAGAGGATTACACCAACGGCACAGAGTGCCTTGCACTTTTGCATAAACACTGTGGAGTAGCACCCAAGCTAGTTCCAGGAGCTGATGAACTGTTTAAAGTTACATACCGAAAAGATTTGTATGCTGCAGCTGGAATGCTCCAGGGTGCACAGAGCACCTTACCTTAA